The following nucleotide sequence is from Lacinutrix sp. Hel_I_90.
CGACTCAATTTACCGCAGAAACTAAAACCATAAAGTTTCATGGCCATTGTCATCAAAAAGCAATGGGCAATCAAATCCACAGTTTTAATATCTTAAATCTGCCTAAAAACTATAAGGTCACTATAATTCCAAGCGGTTGTTGTGGTATGGCAGGAAGTTTTGGTTACGAAAAAGAGCATTACGAGGTGAGCATGCAAGTTGGTGAGCAAACCCTTTTTCCTGCGGTGAGAAAAGCTTCAGAAGACACAATTATTGCTGCAAATGGAACGAGTTGTAGACATCAAATTAAAGATGGAACACAGCGTGACGCATTACACCCCGTTAGTATACTTCGTCAAGCACTTATATAAATAAGTGATAAAAATCTTTTTCTCGCTAGGTGCGATAGAATGTTTCATTTGTTTTTTTTTATCTTTAGTAAAAAAACAGCTTATGCTCTATTTAAATATTGTAATTAAAATCATTATTGCACTTAGTGTTCTTAATGTATGGCTATTGCGCTATAACAAGTCATCACCTTATCGAGGAGGCGATGCAGAAACAATAAAAGAAGAATTTACAGCCTATGGTTTACCAGAATGGGTAATGAAAATTATAGGTTCTTTAAAGGTTTTACTATCTCTAGTATTATTAATTTCAATATTTTATAGGAGTATCGAAGACTTTGCAGCAGGAGGTATTGCTATTTTAATGCTAGGTGCTATAGGGATGCATTTAAAAATAGGAGATTCCCTAAAAAAATCTATGCCTGCTTTTATCTTTCTAGTCTTATCTCTTGTAATCATCTGGATTTAAATAAGCTGTAAGAAAACATATAATAAATAGACATTAATAAGGATAAATACGAATGAGGGTATGGCCTGCAAAAAACTGTCTTTTATTTTTAGTCTTACACCAAAACCTAAAAGCATTAACACGGCTAGTCCACCCGAAGCAAAAAGACCAATCCATAAATGAAATAAGCCTAGTACTAATCCTGTAGCGCCCATAATTTGTAGAACACCAGTAAGTTGTCTTTGTTTTTTTGTAAGTCCAAAACGTTTGAATTCACTAATCATGAGATTGTTTCGCAAGCAATTGTACCCATAATAGGCAAATGCAAAACTGGTAAATAGTAAGATGATTTTAAAGACTATCAAATAGTAGTGTATTTGATATAAATATACGCTATTGTTGGGGGTTTTAGTGACTAAATACTAAAGATTATTGCCGTTTAACCGCTTTAGGATTAAAAATTGTGATTGCCGAAATTAAATCCTGGATGTCCATGGTTTTAATATCTTCATCTGCAAAAAAAGCGGAACGTTTATCGGTATTGTAATTGTATATTTTCCAACGCTTAAACTGATACTCTAATGCAGTAAAATTTTCTATCCAGTCACCAGAGTTTAAATACATCGTTTCCCCTTTTTTGTTCTTTTTTACAATCATTTTTGGTTGGTGGATGTGACCGCAAATTACATAATCATAGCCGTTTTCAATGGCTAAGTCTGTTGCAACTTCCTCAAAATCACTAATGTATTTTATAGCTCTTTTTACACTGTTCTTTATTTTTTTAGAAAGCGAATAGCGTTCTTTTCCCATCGTAACTAATATCCAGTTTATAAAGCGATTAAAAAGAATTAGTAAATCGTAACCATAGCCACCTAATTTTGCTAACCATTTGGCATTTTGAATGGAAGCATCAAAAACATCACCGTGAAAGAACCAGGCTTTTTTACCATCTAAAGTCATGACTTTTTTATCGACAATAGAAATATTACCAATTTTTGTACCGCTGAATTTTCTCAGCATTTCATCATGATTTCCTGTAATGTATATAACGTCTACACCATCTGCAGCAAAATCCATTATTTTCTTGATCACCTGTAAATGTGATTTTGGAAAGTAACGCTTGCTAAACTGCCAGATATCTACAATATCGCCATTAAGAATGAGCGTTTTAGGAGTAATACTATTCAAATAAGTAAGCAATTGCTTAGCATGACAGCCGTAGGTTCCAAGATGAACATCTGATATTACTGCTACTTCTACTTTTCGTTTTAGGTTCAAAAAACTGCGTATTTAATTCTCTACAAATTAAATGATGTAGTATTAACTAAAGGTGAAGCTAAAATTATTAAAGTAATAGGTTTAAGTTAATTAACTATTATTAGAATGATTACAATGTTAACAGCGTATTATTCAGTTACAGAAAATGTAGTTAAATTCTGAATGTTTGTTGAAGATCCTGAAGCAGGAATGGCCAAGGTTTGACCTGCAGCTTCTAATGCAGCAATAGCAGTATCACTTATTTGATAGTTGCTTTGTGAGGTGGCCTGAACCAAACCAATAGTATCCGCAAAATAATTAGTAGACACTAAAATATCTTGAGGGTCTAAAATAGTGATTGTTATAGGAAAACCGCCAAAAGAAACAATGGTAGACACAGAGATGTTAAGTGTTAATTGTGAAGCAGTAACCCTGTTATATACGGTATTATTGAGCATAATATTTTCAGAATTACCCAAGGCTTTCGTAGACAATATATAAGTAATTGTTACAGGTAATCCGTTAAAATCCTGAGAAATGGTATTGGTATTTGCTGATAACTCAGTATTAGTTCCGGCTGATGCATCAAATAAAATGAAATCATTTAAAGTAATGTCAAAATTAAAAAGAGAGGCTATTTCTTCAGGCAATTCTAGTGTACCATTAAAGAGTAAAGCTGTGTTTGTTCGTGTTAGACTGCCAGAAGACAAAAAACTAGTCATGGTGCCATTGGCTGGCATGCCCTCATTAACGTCCAGCATAAAAGTATTCGCGGTTTCAGAGACTACGTACAAACTATCATTGCTGGTAATATTTTCTGACGTGGTATTATCTGTGTTTGACACACTATAGTTCCAGAAATCATTTTCTGTACTGGGAAAATAATTACCATCAGCAGCGGTCTCATTAGTATTGTGAGGGTTTTGCACACCTTCGTCTGAACACGATAGGGCGAAAATAGCTAAAAAAGAAAGTATAATAATTTTTTTGTATCCTTTCATAATTCTGAAAACTTAAGATGTAAACTTAGAGATTTTAAACTTAAAATTAGAAAATGGAAGCACAATTTTTCTTTTTCTATAATAACGTTTACATTAGCATACAAAATAGGGATATATGGCTGGAAATTCATTTGGAAAAATCTTTAATCTCACCACATTTGGAGAATCTCATGGCGTAGCCATTGGTGGTGTTATCGATGGTTGCCCACCCAATATCGCATTAGATTTTGATGCGATTCAACAAGAAATGAACAGACGTAAGCCGGGACAATCAACTATTGTTACGCAACGTAAAGAACCAGACGAAGTTAAATTTTTATCTGGTATTTTTGAGGGCAAAACCACGGGGACACCTATTGGTTTTATTATTGAAAATGCAAATCAGAAATCACAAGATTATTCGCATATAAAAGATTCATATCGTCCAAGTCACGCCGATTATGTGTATGATAAAAAATACGGACACCGCGACTACCGTGGCGGCGGACGAAGTTCTGCACGCGAAACAGCAAGCAGAGTAGTCGCTGGAGCGATTGCAAAACAACTTTTAAAAGACATTAAGATTAATGCATTCACCTCTTCAGTAGGTGAGATTTTTATAGATAAACCCTATCAGGAATTAGATTTTAGTAAAATTGAATCTAACGACATTAGGTGCCCAGATACGGCTACTGCAGAAAAAATGATTGCCAAAGTAAAAGAAATAAGAAAAGCGGGAGATACTATTGGCGGTACGATTACCTGTGTCATTCAAAATGTACCCGTTGGTTTAGGAGAACCTGTTTTCGATAAATTACATGCCGATTTGGGTAAAGCCATGTTGTCTATAAATGCAGTAAAAGGTTTTGAATATGGTAGCGGCTTTTGTGGTGCTAAAATGAAAGGTAGCGAACATAATGACCCCTTTAATAATGACGGTACTACAAAAACCAACTTTTCAGGAGGAATTCAAGGCGGTATAAGTAATGGTATGGACATTTACTTTAGAGTAGCTTTTAAACCTGTAGCAACGTTGATTCAAAATTATGAAACCATAGATAAAGACGGGAATACCGTTAAGATGCAAGGTAAAGGGCGTCATGACCCTTGTGTCTTACCAAGAGCAGTGCCTATTGTTGAAGCAATGGCAGCTTTGGTTATTGCCGATTTTTGGTTGTTGAATAAGTTGTATTAAACAATTCCAACGCAGGCAGAAATTTTATAAATTGAAGAAAATAGATTTGAAAAATTTGGGTTTGAAACAAAGTAAAAAGAGTCTTTTTTAGCGTGTAAATACGGTTATATTTTTTATGCTTTGATTACTTTTATCTCTATTTCACTTATTATATATTAATCGATATTGTTATTACAACATACGTAGTTAAAATTAAAAACTAACTAATAAAAGATTCCCGCTTTCTCGGGAAATAAATATGAAAAAACTAGAATTACACTGGAAAATTATAATAGGCATGGTATTAGGAATCCTCTTTGGATTCCTAATGAACGCTGTAGGTGGCGGAAAAGGCTTTGTTACCGATTGGATTGCACCCTTTGGAACAATCTTTATCAACCTTTTAAAACTTATCGCTGTACCATTAATTTTAGCTTCTTTAATTAAAGGTATCTCGGATTTAAAAGACATTTCTAAGATTAAATCGATGGGATTACGTACCATTATTATTTATGTAGGTACAACTTTAATCGCGATTGTAATAGGGCTATCAATTGTTAATGTTATAAAGCCCGGCGCAGGAATGCCTCAGGATACGATTGAGAAAATCAAATTAAAATACGAGAATGATGCCGATGTTAGCGATAAGCTAATGAAAGCATCAGCTCAAAAAGATGCTGGACCTTTGCAAGCTTTGGTGGATATTTTTCCAAGCAATATCTTTCAATCTTTGGGAGATGCCAGTATGCTGCAAGTTATTTTCTTTGCTTTATTTGTAGGGATCTGTTTATTGCTTATTCCTGAGAAAAAGGCAAAACCATTAATTGATTTTTTCGACTCGCTCAACGAAGTCGTCATGAAAATGGTTGATTTAATAATGCTATTTGCACCCTATGCTGTATTTGCTTTAATGGCAAATGTGATTATTGCTTTTGACGATACCGAAATTCTATTAAAGTTATTAAACTACGCGCTATGTGTTGTAGGAGGCTTAGCCTTAATGATAGGTTTCTATCTTGTTTTAGTTAAAGTATACACTAAAAAATCGCCACTTTGGTTTTTAAAGCAAATAAGTCCCGCACAATTATTGGCTTTTTCAACAAGTTCAAGTGCAGCGACATTACCAGTTACTATGGAGCGTGTAGAAGAACATTTAGGTGTAGATAAAGAAGTCTCGGGTTTTGTTTTACCAGTGGGTGCAACCGTGAATATGGATGGTACGAGTTTATATCAAGGTATTGCAGCGGTATTTATCATGCAGGTGATTTGGCCAGAAGGCTTAACATTTACTAATCAATTGGTTATTATTGCAACAGCATTATTAGCCTCTATAGGAAGTGCCGCAGTACCAAGTGCAGGTATGGTTATGCTGGTTATCGTTTTAGAATCTATTGGTTTTCCTGCGGAATTACTACCAATTGGTTTAGCCTTAATTTTTGCTGTAGACAGACCATTAGATATGTGCAGAACTGTAGTTAACGTTACTGGAGATGCTACCGTATCTATGATGGTCGCAAAGTCATTAGATAAATTGCATGAGCCAAGACCAAAAGAGTGGGATGATAATTATGAAGCAGTAAAATAATTTCAAAAAATAGAATATTCTTATTAAATTTATAGAAACGAATCCAGACGATAACTGTTTTCTTAATGAAAATTCAAAAGAGTTGTCTGGGCTTATCGCATTTTAAAATGACTATTAGAAACAGACATGGTCTGGTTCTATTAGTCATCCTAGACGTGTCTCGGTAAGGAATCGTATTTTTTAGACCACAATACCATGTCAAAAATCACGCGCAATAGTCACTCGGTTTCAGTACAATGGTTACACGATCATTTACAAGATGAGAATAGTCTTGTTTTCGACGCCAGTATACCTAAAGTTACGGCAGACAAGAGTGATGACAGGGATGTACAAATTCCTAACACACAATTTTTCGATATTAAAAATAAATTTAGTGACACAGAAGCTCGGTTTCCAAATACGATGCCATCTGAAAAGCAATTTCAAGAGGAAGCAAGAAAATTGGGTGTTAATCAGGACAGTACTATTATTGCTTACGACGATTTAGGCCTGTATTCAAGTGCACGTGTCTGGTGGCTATTTAAAATATTTGGGCACGATAATGTAGCCGTTTTAGACGGTGGTTTACCAGAATGGATTAATCAAGGTTATAAAACGGAAGCGAAACAAGAAAATAACAAACCTATTGGAGATTTTGAAGCCAAATATAATGCAAAACATGTGGTGTATTATGATCATTTAGAGGCACTTTCAAAAGACTCAAAATTTAAAATTATCGATGCGCGCTCAAGTGATCGGTTTAATGGTTTAGTAGCAGAACCAAGGGCAGGATTACGAAGCGGAACGATTTCTAATTCAGTAAATTTACCATACCACCAGGTCCTTAATGGAACAACACTAAAACCAGAACCAGAATTAAGATTAATTTTTAAAACGCTAGCGAATGAAAATCAGCATTTGGTGTTTTCTTGTGGCTCTGGTATTACGGCTTCTGTATTAAGTTTAGCTGCAACTATTGCGGGATACAAGAATAGTGTTTACGATGGCTCATGGACAGAATACGGCACCTTAAAAACAAATTAATTATGGAGACACCTAAAGATTGGACAA
It contains:
- a CDS encoding DoxX family protein, which produces MIVFKIILLFTSFAFAYYGYNCLRNNLMISEFKRFGLTKKQRQLTGVLQIMGATGLVLGLFHLWIGLFASGGLAVLMLLGFGVRLKIKDSFLQAIPSFVFILINVYLLYVFLQLI
- the aroC gene encoding chorismate synthase → MAGNSFGKIFNLTTFGESHGVAIGGVIDGCPPNIALDFDAIQQEMNRRKPGQSTIVTQRKEPDEVKFLSGIFEGKTTGTPIGFIIENANQKSQDYSHIKDSYRPSHADYVYDKKYGHRDYRGGGRSSARETASRVVAGAIAKQLLKDIKINAFTSSVGEIFIDKPYQELDFSKIESNDIRCPDTATAEKMIAKVKEIRKAGDTIGGTITCVIQNVPVGLGEPVFDKLHADLGKAMLSINAVKGFEYGSGFCGAKMKGSEHNDPFNNDGTTKTNFSGGIQGGISNGMDIYFRVAFKPVATLIQNYETIDKDGNTVKMQGKGRHDPCVLPRAVPIVEAMAALVIADFWLLNKLY
- a CDS encoding UDP-2,3-diacylglucosamine diphosphatase; this encodes MNLKRKVEVAVISDVHLGTYGCHAKQLLTYLNSITPKTLILNGDIVDIWQFSKRYFPKSHLQVIKKIMDFAADGVDVIYITGNHDEMLRKFSGTKIGNISIVDKKVMTLDGKKAWFFHGDVFDASIQNAKWLAKLGGYGYDLLILFNRFINWILVTMGKERYSLSKKIKNSVKRAIKYISDFEEVATDLAIENGYDYVICGHIHQPKMIVKKNKKGETMYLNSGDWIENFTALEYQFKRWKIYNYNTDKRSAFFADEDIKTMDIQDLISAITIFNPKAVKRQ
- a CDS encoding sulfurtransferase, whose translation is MSKITRNSHSVSVQWLHDHLQDENSLVFDASIPKVTADKSDDRDVQIPNTQFFDIKNKFSDTEARFPNTMPSEKQFQEEARKLGVNQDSTIIAYDDLGLYSSARVWWLFKIFGHDNVAVLDGGLPEWINQGYKTEAKQENNKPIGDFEAKYNAKHVVYYDHLEALSKDSKFKIIDARSSDRFNGLVAEPRAGLRSGTISNSVNLPYHQVLNGTTLKPEPELRLIFKTLANENQHLVFSCGSGITASVLSLAATIAGYKNSVYDGSWTEYGTLKTN
- a CDS encoding DoxX family protein, with product MLYLNIVIKIIIALSVLNVWLLRYNKSSPYRGGDAETIKEEFTAYGLPEWVMKIIGSLKVLLSLVLLISIFYRSIEDFAAGGIAILMLGAIGMHLKIGDSLKKSMPAFIFLVLSLVIIWI
- a CDS encoding dicarboxylate/amino acid:cation symporter, producing MKKLELHWKIIIGMVLGILFGFLMNAVGGGKGFVTDWIAPFGTIFINLLKLIAVPLILASLIKGISDLKDISKIKSMGLRTIIIYVGTTLIAIVIGLSIVNVIKPGAGMPQDTIEKIKLKYENDADVSDKLMKASAQKDAGPLQALVDIFPSNIFQSLGDASMLQVIFFALFVGICLLLIPEKKAKPLIDFFDSLNEVVMKMVDLIMLFAPYAVFALMANVIIAFDDTEILLKLLNYALCVVGGLALMIGFYLVLVKVYTKKSPLWFLKQISPAQLLAFSTSSSAATLPVTMERVEEHLGVDKEVSGFVLPVGATVNMDGTSLYQGIAAVFIMQVIWPEGLTFTNQLVIIATALLASIGSAAVPSAGMVMLVIVLESIGFPAELLPIGLALIFAVDRPLDMCRTVVNVTGDATVSMMVAKSLDKLHEPRPKEWDDNYEAVK